The Pyxidicoccus sp. MSG2 DNA segment GAAGAAGCGCTGCGCCTCGCGCGCCACCGGCGACAGTCCCTCGCGCCCCTTCTCCGACTCGCGCTCCGTGGCCGCGACGGGCGGCTCGCTGTCGGAGCCCGTCGGGGCGTGCGCGCGCAGCGGCACGGCCGGCCCGCGCACGGCAGGCACCACCACGCCGTGGGCCACCGGCCCCGCCTCGCCGCGCAGCAGCACCTCGCTGCGAAGCTGGGAGATGAACGAGGCCAGATCCAACCCGAGGTCGTCGTCCTCCTCGGCGCGCTCCTGCGCGGACGAGCGGATGCGGCTGGCGTCCAGCAGCTTGTCCATGAGCTGGTGCCGCTCACCGCGCAGCGCCTGGTTGAGCCGGGTGAGCTCCTCGCGCTCGGCCTGCATGCGGCTGATGCGGACCTCCAGCTCCGCCACCTCGCGCCGCAGCTCCAGCTCGCGCTGGCCCGTCTCCGCCAGCTCACGCCTCAGGTGCGCCATCTCCTCGCGCGTCGAGTCCAGCTCGCCATGGAGCTGCTCCGCACGAGCCTCGAAGTACACAATCTTTTCGAGTGCGCTCTTGAGCAGCGCGTCCGGACGCTCGTCGCTCACGACCTCAACATCCCTCCCCGCGAGGCGCGTTGCACCCCCGGCTCCGTGTCACCGGAGGCATGCACCGGTCTCCCAGTACCCACCGGGGCGCCCAACCTATGTCAGACCTCCCGCCTTCGTAAACCCCGGAAACACCAGGGCTTTTCCAGCCCGCACCTCGCGCATCATTGACAACGCCGCCCAGGCCGATTTTTCGGCCTCCGCCTCCATTCCCGACTCGCGCTCCGCGTGTCCTCACCGGGCGGAAAACGCTCCCGATTCCGGACGCTTCCACACGCCTTCCCGGATGCACCGGAATGTCAGACCCGACTCGTAGTCTGTGTTCCACGAGACAGCCAACAGCAGCTCCTTCTCCCCGGTGTCTCTCCGCTCGAAAGCGGGGGGTGAAGCCCTCTTTTCGACAGGTTTCCGCACGCCATGGAACAACGACTGGCAACCATCATTGGAAACGCGGTTCGCGCGGCGCGGCAGCGGCTGGAGCTGACCCAGGCCGACGTGGCCGAGCGCGTCGGCATCGCCACCGAAGTGTACGGCCGCCTCGAGCGCGGCCACATGCTCCCCAGCGTCCGCACGCTGAGGAAGCTGTGCCTGGTTCTCAACTGCTCGTCGGACGTGCTGCTCGGCATGGCCGGCGTCGAGGGCGCACCCGCGCTGGCGGAAGATCCGCCGGAGTATCGCGAGCGCCCCGAGGTGCGCCGCCTCCTGCGCACCGTGCGCAAGCTGGATGCGCCGCGCCTGCGACTGCTCGGGCAGGTGGCGCACGCGCTGGAGAACTGACGTCCCAGCTCTGGGACGCCGGACGTGCCCTCTCTTCCAACACACGCGGAAGAGAGGGAACCAGATTGGACTTCAGCCCGGGGCGGGGGGAACCCGGGTGAGTCATCCGAGGGGGGATGCGACAAGGCGGATTTCGCTTTGATGCAAGCGCTTGGCGCGTGGAGTGAAGCGGCGCGGCGCGGGCAGGCGTACTGAGAGTGTTCATGACTCGCGCCCCCCGCCCGCCGCCCCCCAC contains these protein-coding regions:
- a CDS encoding helix-turn-helix transcriptional regulator; the encoded protein is MEQRLATIIGNAVRAARQRLELTQADVAERVGIATEVYGRLERGHMLPSVRTLRKLCLVLNCSSDVLLGMAGVEGAPALAEDPPEYRERPEVRRLLRTVRKLDAPRLRLLGQVAHALEN